Proteins from a genomic interval of Thermoanaerobacterium thermosaccharolyticum DSM 571:
- a CDS encoding DUF881 domain-containing protein — protein sequence MKGKVFQVVSFVIVFLIMGFMISMEFKTIQGSVKTAAASTRNSSANVDELSSELQNMTDERNVLKQQVAELNQKLSALNSSSSKYEATLNALSQDVEKYKELAGFTALSGPGVIVTLNDSDLQPKDGEDPNMFLVHDEDLLKVVNELKAGGAEAISINDQRLIATSEIRCVGPTININSTRYAPPYVIKAIGNPDTLQASLNLKGGIVDTLKYYGIKVNIEASKNIVVPAYTDPVSLKYAKAAN from the coding sequence ATGAAGGGTAAGGTTTTTCAAGTTGTCTCATTTGTTATTGTATTTTTAATAATGGGCTTCATGATATCAATGGAATTTAAAACTATCCAAGGCAGTGTAAAAACAGCTGCAGCTTCGACCCGCAACAGCAGTGCAAATGTAGATGAACTAAGCAGTGAACTACAAAATATGACAGATGAAAGAAATGTTTTAAAACAGCAAGTGGCAGAGCTAAATCAAAAGCTCAGCGCTTTAAACAGCTCATCTTCAAAATATGAAGCAACGTTAAACGCCCTGTCTCAGGATGTAGAAAAATACAAGGAGTTGGCAGGTTTCACTGCTTTGTCAGGACCTGGTGTAATAGTTACCCTTAACGACAGCGATTTACAGCCAAAAGATGGTGAAGATCCAAATATGTTTTTAGTTCACGATGAAGACTTGCTTAAAGTCGTAAATGAGCTTAAAGCTGGCGGAGCTGAAGCAATCTCCATAAATGACCAAAGGCTTATAGCCACATCTGAAATAAGATGTGTAGGTCCAACTATAAACATAAATTCTACAAGGTATGCACCGCCGTACGTCATAAAGGCAATAGGAAATCCTGACACACTTCAGGCATCATTAAACCTTAAAGGCGGCATTGTAGATACTCTTAAATATTACGGTATAAAAGTGAACATAGAAGCATCCAAAAATATCGTAGTCCCTGCCTACACAGATCCAGTCAGCTTAAAATATGCAAAAGCAGCTAACTAA
- a CDS encoding GNAT family N-acetyltransferase — MDEGKILDIEIKIISDVKTLLSIKDIWHELEDNSKMYPFNTFEWVVNWWKYFGSGKKLWVLLVVDDYGPIGIAPFMITFGEMGLPVRRIKFIGSNNSDYLDFVVRHGCEDIFYRSLIKYLETVIDQFTVLDLEHLPEDSGIYPYIMGSGLYYDYDVQDICPYIELPSTWDEYLDSLDGKFRRNIKYEIKRYFSKHDGNFMCVTDENEIDDSMDRLIEMHQARWRKRHMPGAFYTKRIRNFHKDVAFDFLERGILSLFELRDKNKTVASLLSYHIGGKRYYYISGYDLNYSRLSVGAVTLGLSIKRSIEVGDEVYDFLRGDEKYKEDWTKHKKRNMRLVASYPSIAGRFYLYYIIAENKIINKIKDRFSHD; from the coding sequence ATGGATGAAGGAAAAATACTTGACATAGAAATAAAGATCATTTCAGATGTAAAGACTCTTTTAAGCATTAAAGACATATGGCATGAGCTTGAGGATAATTCAAAGATGTATCCTTTCAATACTTTTGAGTGGGTCGTAAATTGGTGGAAATACTTTGGAAGCGGTAAAAAGCTATGGGTTCTTCTAGTAGTTGATGACTACGGACCGATTGGAATAGCGCCATTCATGATTACATTCGGCGAGATGGGATTACCTGTAAGAAGGATAAAATTTATTGGTTCCAATAACAGTGATTACCTTGATTTTGTAGTAAGGCATGGTTGTGAGGATATATTTTATCGTTCGCTGATAAAATATTTGGAGACTGTCATAGATCAATTTACAGTTTTAGATCTCGAGCATCTTCCTGAGGACAGCGGTATATATCCTTACATAATGGGAAGTGGCCTTTACTATGATTATGATGTACAGGATATATGTCCTTATATAGAGCTTCCTTCTACATGGGATGAATATTTGGATTCCCTTGATGGAAAATTCAGAAGAAATATAAAGTATGAGATAAAGAGATATTTTAGTAAGCATGATGGTAACTTTATGTGCGTTACAGATGAGAATGAGATTGACGATTCAATGGATAGGCTTATTGAAATGCATCAGGCAAGATGGAGAAAAAGACATATGCCTGGCGCATTTTATACTAAGAGGATTAGAAATTTTCACAAGGATGTTGCATTTGACTTTCTTGAGCGTGGGATATTGAGCTTATTTGAACTGAGAGACAAAAACAAGACTGTGGCAAGTTTATTAAGCTACCATATTGGTGGTAAAAGGTATTATTATATAAGCGGTTATGATTTGAATTACAGCAGATTAAGCGTTGGCGCTGTTACTTTGGGGCTTTCTATAAAGCGCTCAATTGAAGTGGGAGATGAAGTTTACGATTTTTTAAGGGGAGATGAAAAGTACAAAGAAGATTGGACTAAGCACAAAAAAAGAAACATGAGGCTAGTAGCTTCATATCCATCTATTGCAGGAAGGTTTTACCTTTACTACATTATTGCTGAAAATAAAATAATAAACAAGATAAAAGATAGGTTCAGTCATGACTGA
- a CDS encoding DedA family protein, translating to MENTNILYSLVIDYGYLALFLALVVEGTGMPGPVEILFLAAGYLISKGQMNFLAVALIAALGNVTGNTLAYIIGARSGRVFVEKYGRFLKITVKDLEGMDRWFSKYGGMTNLISRLIGLPRTPAIWASGITRMDFKSFFIFSAIGDLLWSLFWTSVSYLVSMQILKIDLIGKTYPWWMYFVMLIGFVLFMYVVWRIFLWMKEKYLT from the coding sequence ATGGAAAATACGAATATTTTATACAGTTTAGTAATAGATTATGGATATTTAGCCTTATTTTTAGCATTGGTTGTGGAAGGAACCGGCATGCCTGGGCCTGTTGAGATACTATTTCTTGCTGCAGGTTACCTTATATCAAAAGGACAGATGAACTTTCTAGCTGTTGCGCTTATAGCAGCTTTAGGCAATGTAACAGGGAATACTTTAGCGTACATAATAGGCGCCAGATCCGGCAGAGTATTTGTAGAGAAATATGGTCGCTTTTTAAAGATAACTGTAAAAGACTTGGAGGGCATGGACCGCTGGTTTTCGAAGTATGGTGGCATGACTAACCTCATAAGCCGTCTTATTGGATTGCCCAGGACACCTGCTATTTGGGCTTCAGGCATAACACGCATGGATTTCAAATCGTTTTTTATATTTTCAGCTATTGGAGACCTTTTGTGGTCACTCTTTTGGACATCTGTATCATATTTGGTATCAATGCAGATCTTGAAGATCGATTTAATAGGAAAGACATACCCATGGTGGATGTACTTTGTGATGTTGATTGGCTTTGTCTTATTTATGTACGTTGTATGGAGGATATTTTTATGGATGAAGGAAAAATACTTGACATAG
- the glgA gene encoding glycogen synthase, translating into MDNLKVTIFTNEFPPNIYGGAGVHVDYLTKELSKLMAVDVRCFGDQDSSSGNMIVKGYKEWDIIKKNSLDKLQKVLGPLSIDVAMVKDPITSNIVHCHTWYTFMAGFLAKMLYDIPLVVTIHSLEPLRPWKEEQLGNGYHLSTWMEKTGIEAADRIIAVSNDSKKDIMKCYNVPEDKIEVIYNGIDLNQYKKTGVNVARKKYGIDGRYILFVGRISRQKGIIHLIDAVKYLPQDVKVVLCASTPDTEEIKMEMEEKVKLYPNIIWIDKMVTKEEIIELYSNAEVFVCPSIYEPFGIINLEAMACNTPVVASATGGIKEVVVDGETGFLVEPGNPEDLAEHIKKLLDDRELAATFGANGRKRVEEMFSWESIAKKTYDMYEDVIENYKK; encoded by the coding sequence ATGGATAATTTAAAGGTGACGATATTTACAAATGAATTTCCACCCAATATTTATGGTGGAGCTGGTGTACATGTTGATTATTTGACTAAAGAGTTATCTAAGCTGATGGCTGTAGATGTAAGATGCTTTGGGGATCAAGATTCTTCATCAGGCAATATGATTGTTAAAGGATACAAGGAATGGGATATAATAAAGAAAAATTCTTTAGATAAATTGCAAAAGGTGCTGGGACCATTATCTATTGATGTAGCAATGGTAAAGGATCCAATTACGTCAAATATTGTCCACTGCCACACGTGGTATACATTTATGGCCGGTTTTCTTGCCAAGATGCTTTATGATATACCGCTTGTTGTGACAATCCACAGCTTGGAGCCTTTAAGACCTTGGAAAGAAGAGCAGCTTGGGAATGGGTATCACTTAAGCACTTGGATGGAAAAAACCGGGATTGAAGCGGCTGACAGGATCATTGCCGTATCAAATGATTCTAAAAAAGATATTATGAAGTGCTACAATGTGCCAGAAGATAAAATCGAGGTTATATATAACGGCATTGATTTGAACCAGTATAAAAAGACTGGTGTCAATGTTGCCAGAAAAAAATACGGTATAGACGGAAGGTACATTTTATTTGTCGGAAGGATATCGAGGCAAAAGGGGATAATCCATCTTATAGATGCTGTAAAATATTTGCCCCAAGATGTAAAAGTTGTATTGTGTGCTTCAACTCCTGATACAGAGGAAATAAAAATGGAGATGGAGGAGAAGGTGAAGCTTTATCCAAATATAATTTGGATTGATAAAATGGTGACTAAAGAAGAGATTATTGAGCTTTACAGCAATGCAGAAGTATTCGTATGTCCATCTATTTATGAGCCGTTTGGAATCATAAACCTAGAAGCGATGGCATGCAATACTCCCGTAGTTGCTAGCGCAACTGGAGGCATAAAGGAAGTTGTGGTAGACGGAGAAACCGGATTTTTAGTAGAACCCGGTAATCCTGAAGATTTGGCGGAGCATATTAAAAAGCTACTTGACGATAGAGAACTTGCAGCAACATTTGGCGCAAACGGCAGAAAAAGAGTTGAAGAGATGTTTAGCTGGGAATCAATTGCGAAGAAAACTTATGACATGTACGAAGATGTGATTGAAAATTATAAAAAATGA
- the galT gene encoding galactose-1-phosphate uridylyltransferase: protein MSEIRYDVVTGKIAVISTERGKRPHDFKKTDVVKNDGPCPFCPGNENMTPPTLVEFCDEKGTWKLRGFNNKFAAFSKDTNSSMVEGDNELHNELHKANDGYGVAEIIVESNHHDKTLGQMEIDEIQNIIKALILRYDEIVKDKNIKYVQMFKNFGANGGASLEHGHWQIMAVTFIPEAVERELQGVEKYKNGKGTCPYCDIVNDELTEKTRVVAENDRFIVICPFASRFAYESWILPKEHKKAFNKIDSDDIKSLSSLLKYIINRYEDLFDYPPYNIVIHTLPHQDERDFHWHIEILPRLTTFAGFELATGAYINPTPPEQAASILRLD from the coding sequence ATGTCTGAAATAAGATACGATGTGGTGACAGGAAAAATCGCAGTTATATCGACGGAGAGAGGGAAAAGGCCTCACGATTTTAAAAAGACAGATGTGGTAAAGAACGATGGTCCTTGCCCCTTTTGCCCAGGAAATGAAAACATGACGCCACCAACGCTTGTTGAGTTTTGTGATGAAAAAGGGACGTGGAAATTGAGAGGCTTCAACAACAAATTTGCTGCTTTTAGCAAAGATACAAATAGTTCAATGGTGGAAGGCGACAATGAATTGCACAATGAATTACACAAAGCAAATGATGGCTACGGTGTTGCTGAGATTATTGTCGAAAGCAACCATCATGACAAGACGTTGGGTCAGATGGAGATAGATGAGATCCAAAATATTATAAAGGCACTGATTTTAAGGTATGATGAAATAGTAAAAGATAAAAATATTAAATATGTTCAGATGTTTAAAAACTTTGGTGCAAACGGTGGTGCTTCGTTGGAGCATGGGCATTGGCAGATTATGGCTGTTACATTTATACCAGAAGCAGTAGAAAGGGAGTTGCAAGGAGTAGAAAAATATAAAAATGGGAAAGGAACATGTCCTTACTGTGACATTGTCAATGATGAATTGACTGAAAAGACAAGAGTTGTGGCTGAAAATGACAGATTTATTGTGATTTGTCCTTTTGCATCGCGGTTTGCGTATGAATCATGGATACTGCCTAAAGAACATAAGAAAGCATTTAACAAGATAGACAGTGATGACATTAAAAGCTTATCATCATTGCTAAAATATATTATAAATAGATATGAAGATTTATTTGACTATCCGCCGTACAACATAGTGATTCACACGCTCCCTCATCAAGATGAACGAGACTTTCACTGGCATATAGAGATATTGCCAAGGCTTACTACTTTCGCTGGATTTGAGCTTGCAACAGGTGCATATATAAATCCGACGCCGCCAGAACAGGCTGCGTCTATTTTGCGGCTAGATTAA
- a CDS encoding putative holin-like toxin translates to MNTYQTLSLMIMFGMLIIAVLDFKRK, encoded by the coding sequence ATGAATACATATCAAACGTTGTCTTTAATGATAATGTTTGGAATGTTAATTATAGCAGTCCTCGATTTTAAGAGGAAATAA
- a CDS encoding sodium:calcium antiporter: MAFMIAMFSLSLILILASCIYFTNAVEWLGKKLNLSQGVIGSIFAAVGTAMPETIIPIIAIVFHKGQASEEIGVGAIVGAPFMLSTLGFFVTGASAIVYALFRKRPFKITPSLTGFQRDMSYFIIIYSVAVITSFINRYLNIKTAISIFILLSYFIYVAHTFSSKEDSLKDVDNLFFSKHFHLDTTLYIIILQLVFSLFGISYGAHIFIKYTEQLSALLGVPPAILSLIITPIATELPEKLNSILWIGQKKDTLALLNITGAMVFQSSVPVAIGMMFTEWNLTGLTMLTTVLALISSYISLIYAASKKSLSPFILMAGSIFYCIFLLQLL; this comes from the coding sequence TTGGCTTTTATGATAGCTATGTTTTCTTTAAGCTTAATCCTTATATTGGCATCGTGCATATACTTTACAAATGCTGTGGAATGGTTAGGTAAAAAACTCAATTTAAGCCAGGGTGTCATTGGAAGTATTTTTGCCGCAGTAGGTACTGCAATGCCAGAAACAATAATACCTATAATAGCAATTGTTTTTCACAAGGGCCAAGCATCAGAAGAAATAGGAGTCGGAGCCATAGTTGGTGCTCCTTTCATGCTGTCGACACTTGGCTTTTTTGTTACAGGTGCTTCAGCAATAGTATACGCTTTATTTCGCAAAAGACCATTTAAAATCACCCCTTCATTGACTGGATTTCAAAGGGACATGTCGTATTTTATTATCATATATTCTGTAGCCGTCATTACCTCATTCATAAATAGATACTTAAATATCAAAACAGCAATATCAATATTCATTTTGCTTTCATATTTTATTTATGTAGCCCACACATTTTCTTCAAAAGAAGACAGCTTAAAAGATGTAGATAATCTGTTTTTTTCAAAGCACTTCCATTTAGATACAACTTTATATATTATAATTCTGCAGCTTGTCTTTTCACTTTTTGGAATCTCTTACGGTGCCCATATTTTTATCAAATATACAGAACAACTGTCAGCATTATTGGGAGTACCGCCTGCAATCTTATCCCTTATAATCACGCCTATAGCAACTGAGCTACCGGAAAAGCTTAATTCAATCCTTTGGATAGGGCAAAAAAAAGATACCCTTGCACTTTTAAATATCACAGGTGCAATGGTATTTCAATCATCTGTGCCTGTTGCCATAGGCATGATGTTTACAGAATGGAATTTAACAGGTCTGACAATGCTGACGACTGTGCTAGCGCTTATCTCATCGTATATAAGCCTTATATATGCAGCCAGCAAAAAAAGCTTAAGCCCATTTATTTTAATGGCAGGCAGCATATTCTACTGTATATTTTTGCTACAGCTTCTTTGA
- a CDS encoding flavin reductase family protein, which translates to MNIKEVPYDMYMKEVNQKLTSRGIFLTTKENKLNTMVIGWGGITYFWGKPVFLVAVRKSRFTYNQIEKSGEFTISVPLNEDLNKAIAFCGTKSGRDFDKFKECNLTPIPSQKIETPIIGECSLHYECKVVYKQEMLKENLNADIDKRWYPDYHTFYFGEIVASYIKE; encoded by the coding sequence ATGAATATTAAAGAAGTGCCTTATGATATGTACATGAAAGAAGTAAATCAAAAGCTTACATCAAGGGGTATATTTTTAACTACTAAAGAGAATAAGCTAAATACTATGGTAATCGGATGGGGAGGAATAACGTATTTTTGGGGTAAGCCTGTATTTCTCGTTGCAGTCAGAAAGTCACGCTTTACATACAATCAAATCGAAAAATCAGGTGAATTTACGATTAGCGTACCTCTAAATGAGGACCTAAATAAAGCTATTGCGTTTTGCGGTACAAAATCGGGGAGGGACTTTGACAAGTTTAAGGAGTGCAATCTCACCCCAATTCCATCTCAAAAAATTGAGACACCTATAATTGGAGAATGTTCACTGCACTACGAATGTAAAGTCGTGTATAAGCAGGAAATGTTAAAGGAAAATCTTAATGCTGATATTGATAAAAGGTGGTATCCAGACTACCATACATTCTACTTCGGTGAAATTGTGGCGTCATATATAAAAGAATAG
- a CDS encoding SPFH domain-containing protein — protein MLILFLILLLLILIAVLASIKVVQTGYVYVIERLGQFYKVLEPGWHFVIPFVDYVRAKVSIKQQILDIEPQNVITKDNVKISVDNVIFYKVMNAKDAIYNIENYKSGIVYSTITNMRNIIGEMTLDEVLSGRDKINAELLKVIDQLTDAYGIKILSVEIKDITPPDEIRQAMEKQMKAERDKRATILQAEGEKQSAIAVAEGQKQAKILQAEAEKEANIRKAEGLRQSQILEAEGKAKAIEAIAEAQAKAIELVNKAILESGTNETVIALKQIEALQEMAKNPANKLIIPDKLVDTLGSISAIADLIKKQ, from the coding sequence TTGTTGATATTGTTTCTTATCTTACTTCTGCTTATATTAATCGCAGTTTTAGCATCCATAAAAGTTGTTCAAACGGGATATGTATATGTAATTGAGAGGTTAGGACAGTTTTACAAGGTATTGGAGCCGGGCTGGCATTTTGTGATACCTTTTGTTGATTATGTACGGGCAAAAGTATCTATCAAGCAGCAGATTCTAGATATTGAACCGCAGAATGTTATTACGAAGGACAATGTCAAGATATCTGTTGATAATGTAATATTTTATAAAGTAATGAATGCAAAAGATGCAATATACAATATAGAAAATTACAAATCAGGTATAGTTTATTCTACAATAACAAACATGAGAAACATCATTGGTGAAATGACACTTGATGAGGTTTTATCAGGCAGGGACAAGATAAACGCAGAGCTTCTCAAAGTGATAGATCAGCTTACAGATGCATATGGTATAAAGATACTGTCTGTAGAGATAAAGGACATCACTCCTCCAGATGAAATAAGGCAAGCGATGGAGAAGCAGATGAAGGCAGAAAGGGATAAGCGGGCTACTATACTTCAAGCAGAGGGCGAGAAGCAGAGCGCTATAGCTGTTGCTGAAGGACAAAAGCAGGCAAAAATCTTACAGGCAGAGGCTGAAAAAGAAGCTAATATAAGAAAAGCTGAAGGCTTAAGGCAGTCACAGATATTAGAGGCAGAAGGCAAAGCAAAAGCTATTGAAGCAATTGCTGAGGCACAGGCTAAAGCTATCGAATTGGTAAATAAGGCAATATTAGAGTCAGGAACGAATGAGACTGTCATAGCATTGAAGCAGATAGAAGCACTGCAGGAGATGGCGAAAAACCCTGCAAATAAACTTATAATTCCAGACAAATTAGTCGATACTTTAGGAAGCATATCAGCCATAGCGGATCTAATAAAAAAGCAATAA
- a CDS encoding NfeD family protein: MTLWLAVMVVGIVIDLITSNFIFFNFSIGAFFAICADLLGLNTLIQIFIFLAIGIVSLIFSFKYLRKRFKNIPKTYPYESEYIGKTIEIKSDVGREGQVFFEGIYWTVQSDEPLKNGDTALITGISGNKLVVKRLEE, translated from the coding sequence TTGACATTATGGTTGGCAGTAATGGTAGTAGGCATAGTTATTGACCTTATAACCAGCAATTTCATATTTTTTAATTTTTCTATCGGAGCTTTTTTCGCAATATGTGCAGATCTACTGGGGCTTAATACACTAATTCAGATTTTTATTTTTCTCGCGATAGGAATTGTATCACTCATTTTCTCTTTCAAATATCTAAGAAAAAGATTTAAAAATATACCAAAGACGTACCCGTATGAAAGCGAATATATAGGAAAGACGATTGAGATAAAAAGTGACGTAGGTAGAGAGGGCCAAGTCTTTTTCGAGGGAATATATTGGACCGTTCAGTCTGATGAACCTTTGAAAAATGGTGACACCGCTTTAATAACTGGAATATCAGGAAATAAATTAGTTGTTAAGAGATTGGAGGAATAA
- a CDS encoding glucosidase: MRYTDGKVHDITIAYVGGGSRGWAWNLMTDLAKEESISGTVKLYDIDYDAARDNEIIGNSLSMRQDVKGKWLYKACETLEESLKGADFVIISILPGTFNEMESDVHTPEKYGIYQSVGDTVGPGGIVRALRTIPMFADIANAIKEHCPDAWVINYTNPMTLCVRTLYEIFPQIKAFGCCHEVFGTQKLLSKALQDVEGINDVPREEIKINVLGINHFTWIDNARYKDIDLMHVYKQFVNKYYETGFISDDNDNWMNNSFVSAERVKFDLFLRYGIIAAAGDRHLAEFVPGYWYLKDPETVKEWMFGLTTVSWRKEDLKRRLERSKRLKIGEEKFELKETGEEGVRQIKALLGLGDLVTNVNIPNYGQIEGIPYGAVVETNALFSGNKLKPILSGKLPDNVNSLVLRQVYNQETTLKAALKKDYDLAFSAFVNDPLVTISLKDVKKLFNEMLENTKKYLDGWELKV; encoded by the coding sequence ATGAGGTATACAGATGGGAAGGTGCATGACATTACTATTGCTTATGTCGGAGGTGGCTCAAGAGGATGGGCATGGAACTTAATGACTGATTTGGCGAAGGAAGAGAGCATTTCTGGTACGGTAAAGTTATATGACATAGATTATGATGCGGCACGTGACAACGAGATAATAGGTAATTCTCTATCAATGAGGCAGGATGTTAAAGGTAAATGGCTTTATAAAGCTTGTGAGACGTTAGAAGAGTCACTAAAAGGTGCTGATTTTGTCATAATATCTATTTTACCTGGAACGTTTAACGAGATGGAATCTGATGTTCATACACCTGAAAAGTATGGTATTTATCAATCTGTAGGTGATACTGTAGGACCAGGAGGAATAGTAAGAGCTTTAAGGACAATTCCGATGTTTGCGGATATTGCCAATGCGATTAAAGAGCATTGTCCAGATGCATGGGTCATAAATTATACCAATCCTATGACACTTTGTGTCAGGACATTATATGAAATTTTCCCTCAAATTAAAGCATTTGGATGCTGTCATGAGGTTTTTGGCACACAAAAGCTATTATCCAAGGCGTTGCAAGATGTAGAGGGTATTAATGATGTTCCAAGGGAAGAGATAAAGATAAACGTCTTAGGGATAAATCATTTTACATGGATTGACAATGCAAGATACAAAGACATAGATTTAATGCATGTCTATAAGCAATTTGTGAATAAGTATTACGAAACTGGATTTATCAGTGATGATAATGACAATTGGATGAATAACTCGTTTGTATCTGCAGAGAGAGTAAAATTCGACTTGTTTTTAAGATACGGAATAATTGCTGCAGCAGGTGATAGGCATCTGGCGGAATTTGTGCCAGGGTATTGGTATTTAAAAGATCCAGAGACAGTTAAAGAATGGATGTTTGGTTTAACAACTGTAAGCTGGCGGAAAGAGGACTTAAAACGCAGGCTTGAAAGAAGTAAAAGACTTAAAATAGGTGAAGAAAAATTTGAGTTAAAGGAGACAGGAGAAGAAGGCGTTAGACAAATTAAAGCGTTATTAGGTTTAGGTGATTTAGTTACAAATGTAAATATACCAAACTATGGTCAGATTGAGGGAATACCTTATGGTGCGGTAGTTGAAACAAATGCTTTATTTTCAGGAAATAAATTAAAACCTATATTATCAGGGAAATTGCCTGATAATGTAAATAGCCTTGTGCTAAGGCAAGTATACAACCAAGAAACGACCCTAAAAGCTGCTTTAAAGAAGGATTACGACTTAGCTTTCAGCGCTTTTGTAAATGATCCACTTGTTACAATATCTTTAAAAGATGTAAAAAAATTATTTAATGAAATGCTTGAAAATACGAAAAAATACTTAGATGGATGGGAATTAAAAGTTTAA
- a CDS encoding transposase has translation MSKSYLKQMLTYFSKVYHLGEKINTLKDKRVKSSVKISTITFVVLFGFMLQIRSFNRLEHWLKKGKFKKALPKKTKMPRIDTIRRVLSNFDLDGLNELNNSIIKTSIKNKVFRRGTIDGLKVVAIDGVELFESTKKCCGNCLTRVQKDGITHYFHRTVVCSTIGSDSHLILGQEILEPKKDGSDKDEGEITAGKRLIRKLHREFHHFADIIVADALYCKSTWVKEVLSIGMDAVVRVKDERLNYS, from the coding sequence GTGAGCAAAAGTTATTTAAAACAAATGCTTACCTACTTCTCTAAGGTATACCATCTTGGAGAAAAAATCAATACCCTAAAAGATAAAAGAGTAAAATCTTCAGTAAAAATTTCAACAATTACCTTTGTAGTATTGTTCGGATTTATGCTTCAAATAAGAAGTTTTAATAGGTTGGAACATTGGCTTAAAAAAGGTAAATTTAAAAAAGCATTACCCAAAAAAACTAAAATGCCTCGCATTGATACTATTAGGCGGGTTTTAAGTAATTTTGATTTAGATGGTTTAAATGAACTTAATAATAGTATAATCAAGACAAGCATAAAAAATAAGGTTTTTAGAAGGGGAACTATAGATGGACTAAAAGTTGTTGCAATAGATGGTGTAGAGCTATTTGAAAGCACTAAAAAATGTTGTGGTAATTGTCTCACACGAGTCCAAAAGGATGGAATTACTCATTACTTTCACAGAACTGTAGTATGCTCAACAATAGGTTCTGATTCACACCTTATCTTAGGCCAGGAAATATTAGAACCCAAAAAAGATGGTTCAGATAAAGATGAAGGAGAAATTACAGCAGGCAAGCGTTTAATTAGGAAATTGCATAGAGAATTTCATCATTTCGCAGACATCATAGTAGCTGATGCATTATATTGTAAATCCACTTGGGTTAAAGAAGTTTTATCAATAGGGATGGATGCAGTAGTAAGAGTTAAAGATGAAAGACTTAATTATAGTTAA
- a CDS encoding transposase, with amino-acid sequence MKAWDEDNFQMPSLDIEVRFIKFIEEIHCSGKVEIKESWIITTSKVTSVETLWKIMHSRWEIENNAFHQLKTEWHLNHCFLHSSEGVETVLMFIIIAFNLMQLYFFRCIRNFREKHMLQIDIIEDIKDEIFIIEIGWNNPLFVMT; translated from the coding sequence ATTAAAGCTTGGGACGAAGACAATTTTCAAATGCCTAGTTTGGACATAGAAGTAAGATTTATAAAATTTATAGAAGAGATACATTGCTCAGGCAAAGTAGAAATAAAAGAATCATGGATAATAACTACATCTAAAGTTACTTCAGTAGAAACTCTATGGAAGATAATGCATAGTAGATGGGAAATTGAAAACAATGCTTTTCATCAATTAAAAACAGAATGGCACTTAAATCACTGTTTTCTGCACAGTTCTGAAGGTGTAGAAACTGTATTAATGTTTATAATAATAGCATTTAATTTGATGCAATTATATTTCTTTAGGTGTATAAGAAATTTTAGGGAAAAGCATATGTTACAAATAGATATTATTGAAGATATAAAAGATGAGATATTTATCATAGAAATTGGATGGAATAACCCACTGTTTGTGATGACGTAA
- the hepT gene encoding type VII toxin-antitoxin system HepT family RNase toxin, producing MSDVVINKAEIIERCIKRIKEEYEGNPMNLKNYTKQDSILLNIQRACEACIDLAMHVVAEKSFGIPQNSRDAFELLRKNSVIDDALEKKLKSMVGFRNIAVHNYQLIDLKVVQDLIENGLNDLIVFSRIILQKYNN from the coding sequence ATGAGTGATGTTGTAATTAATAAAGCTGAAATTATTGAAAGATGCATAAAGAGAATTAAAGAAGAATATGAAGGGAATCCGATGAATCTCAAAAATTATACAAAGCAGGATTCAATATTGTTAAATATACAAAGGGCTTGTGAAGCTTGTATAGATCTAGCGATGCATGTTGTAGCAGAGAAATCTTTTGGTATTCCTCAAAATAGTAGAGATGCATTTGAACTGCTTCGTAAGAATAGTGTCATAGATGATGCATTAGAGAAGAAATTAAAATCCATGGTTGGTTTTAGAAATATCGCTGTGCATAATTATCAATTGATAGATTTGAAAGTTGTCCAGGATTTGATTGAAAATGGCTTAAATGATTTGATAGTCTTTTCAAGAATAATACTGCAAAAATACAATAATTAG